The DNA window ATTTGCGGGTTTGAATTTCGGCTTGCTGCGGATTATGTTGCAAAATGGCCAGACCGATGTCACCGAAGCGCCCGCCCGACAATGCAATGAGTCCCTGCGTACCCCATTCTTCGGGATGCAGCCACGATTCCCTGATTTCGGCTCTGCCGTGGTACTGGTTTTCGCGGTAGGCGCGTGACAGCAAGCGCGACAACAGCAGATAACCGCCATGCGATTGGCACAACAATAACAGCCGGACCGGCTTGTTGCGATCGGATTCGTTGGTGATCCAGACATCGCAACCGAGGATTGGCTTGACGCCGTTTTTGTAGGCGCTTTGGTAGAATTTCACTAGCCCGAATAAGTTGGAAAGATCGGTCAGCGCCAATGCCGGCATTTGATCCGCCACTGCTTTCGCAACGGCATCGGGAATGCGGATCGTGCCATCCAGAATGGAGAATTCGCTGTGCAGCCGTAAGTGAATGAAAGCAGGGTTGGTTGGCATGGTGTTACAATTCGGATCTGCGGATTCTGTCATTGATTAACCGAACGTTATTTTACCTTATGTTGAAAGCACCCGAACTTTTACTTCCTGCCGGTACTTTGGAGAAAATGCGCATCGCCTACGCGTTTGGCGCCGATGCGGTGTACGCCGGGCAGCCGCGTTATTCTTTGCGCGCACGCAATAATGAATTTGCCTTGGAGCAGATCAAAACCGGCATTACGGAGGCGCACGCCGCCGGGAAAAAGTTTTTTGTCGCCAGCAATATCATGCCGCATAACGCCAAGGTGAAGACCTATATGGACGATATGGCGCCGGTCATCGCGATGAAACCGGATGCGCTGATCATGGCCGATCCGGGATTGATCATGATGGTGCGGGAAAAATGGCCGGAAGTGCCGGTTCATCTGTCGGTGCAAGCCAATACCGTGAATTACATGGGTGTCAAATTCTGGCAAAAAATCGGCTTGACGCGGGTGATTTTGTCGCGCGAGTTGTCGCTGGACGAAGTCGCGCAAATTCGCGATCTTTGCCCGGATATGGAAATCGAGGTTTTTGTGCACGGCGCACTGTGTATCGCATATTCCGGCCGTTGCTTGCTGTCCGGTTACTTCAATCACCGCGATCCGAATCAGGGCACGTGTACCAATTCGTGCCGATGGGATTACAAAGTGAAATCCGCCGAAGAAAATCCGAGCGGCGATATTCAGGAAATCGGGAAAATCGATTTCGATTTCGGTCAGGTATTGCAACAATCGGAACAATCCGGCTTATCGGGCGGATGCGGTCCGGTCACACGCCATCCGGCTGCCGACCAAGTGTTTCTGATCGAGGAAAAAGAACGCCCCGGCCAGCTGATGCCGATCATGGAAGACGAGCACGGCACGTACATCATGAATTCCAAGGATTTGCGTGCGGTTGAGCATGTCGAAAGGCTGGTCAAGATCGGTGTGGATTCGCTGAAAATCGAAGGCCGCACCAAGTCGCTGTATTACGTGGCACGTACCGCACAGGTGTACCGCAAAGCAATCGACGATGCCGTGGCCAATAAGCCGTTTGACCTCAATTTACTGGGAGAACTGGAAGGATTGGCTAATCGCGGCTACACCAGCGGTTTTTACCAGCGCCACAGTACTCATGAAACGCAAAACTATCTGCGCGGGCATTCCGAATCCAATCGCAGTCAGTATGTCGGCGATGTCACCGGTTTCGATGCAGCGAATGGCATGGCGGAAATTTTGGTAAAAAACCGCTTCCAAGTCGGCGACCGCCTCGAGATTATTCATCCATCCGGCAATCAGGTTGTTGAGCTGGCGCAGATGCTGAACGCCAAGGGAGAGCCCGTACAAATTGCTCCCGGTAGCGGTCACCGCGTCAAAATACCGCTAGCCAGAAATATGGAGCATGCTTTCGTTGCGCGCTTTTTCTGAATTGGCTTGCTGGCCCTGATGGTGAAAAAAACCAAGGATTTTCTGCGGCAGCCAGTCCAATTTCCCCGGGAACGGTCCGCGCATGAATCCCGCGTGTCCTCCTTCTTCGGGGAATTCCAATGTGACATCGGCTGAGACTTCAGCTTGCGATGGCAGCACCGATGCCGGCATGAACGGATCGTTGCGCGCATTGATCACTAATGTCGGCACTCGGATGTGCGGCAACCATTGCTTGCTGCTCGATTGCTGCCAGTAATCATCGGTATTGCGGAATCCATGTAAAGGCGCCGTGACGATATTGTCAAAATCATAAATCGAAGCGCATTTCTTCAGCGCGTGCGCATCGAACAAGCCGGGGAACTACGTGAGCTTGTCGAATGCTTTTTCTTTCAGTGTATCGAGGAAATGGCGCGTATACACTTGATTGAATCCTTTATCCAGAGCCGACCCAGCAGCCGCCAGATCGAGCGGAACGGATACGGTTGCAGCGCCAGCGACGAGCTCCTTGGCTTGTTCCCCACGTTCGCCCAGCCATTTCAACAGCGCATTGCCGCCCAATGACACCCCCATGACATAAACCGGTTGCATGGTGTCCGTTGTTTTTGTTTGCCCGGCAATGCGCCGCAGCATCCAATCAATCTCTGTGGAATCGCCGGCGTGATACGCGCGCGATAAGCGGTTCGGTTCACCGGAACAACCGCGGAAATGAATGACGGCGCTGCGCCAGTGATGGCGTTGCAGGCTATTGATCATGCTGAGAATGTAGTGACTCGACGACCCGCCTTCCAAGCCATGGAAAAAAACGACCAGTGGGGATTTGTCAGACCCGCCGCTCCAGTCGACATCGATAAAATCCCCGTCGTCGAGCTCCCAGCGTTCGCGCCGGTAAGTAAATTGCTGCGCCGGTTTTTTAAAATAAGGGTACAGCGTTTGCAGATTACCGCCGGGCAACCAGGAAGGTGCTGTGTAATTTTCTGTGTGCCAGGAAATTGCATTGTCATGCAGATGGATTATTTTACGTTGCGGCATTCGGGTTTATCGATTGATATGCAATTGCGGTCAATGAAGCTAAATTGCGCTGATTCTAAGGAAACACTGAATAATTGTCTATGCAAGCGATTTACTGCGTTGAACGGTACTCGGAAATTCGTCTGTCACCATAAACTTATTTGCATCTTATCCAGCTTGCCGCGGATTATTCAGTGTTCCCCTGAAACGGCAATGGCAAGCTGTTACGCTGGCCATTGCTGCTGAGACCCCGGATAAATCAGAGAGTGGTCATGGTCCTTTACTAAAACTCACTCCATTGGTTGTTGTTGTCACCAACAGCGATTTTTTTTCTATTCCGCAGTTTCGCTCTGCCGGTATGAACAGTATTGCCTTCATCTCGATCGATGAGTTCCGCGTTCCTCTTGTT is part of the Gammaproteobacteria bacterium genome and encodes:
- a CDS encoding tRNA 5-hydroxyuridine modification protein YegQ, translated to MLKAPELLLPAGTLEKMRIAYAFGADAVYAGQPRYSLRARNNEFALEQIKTGITEAHAAGKKFFVASNIMPHNAKVKTYMDDMAPVIAMKPDALIMADPGLIMMVREKWPEVPVHLSVQANTVNYMGVKFWQKIGLTRVILSRELSLDEVAQIRDLCPDMEIEVFVHGALCIAYSGRCLLSGYFNHRDPNQGTCTNSCRWDYKVKSAEENPSGDIQEIGKIDFDFGQVLQQSEQSGLSGGCGPVTRHPAADQVFLIEEKERPGQLMPIMEDEHGTYIMNSKDLRAVEHVERLVKIGVDSLKIEGRTKSLYYVARTAQVYRKAIDDAVANKPFDLNLLGELEGLANRGYTSGFYQRHSTHETQNYLRGHSESNRSQYVGDVTGFDAANGMAEILVKNRFQVGDRLEIIHPSGNQVVELAQMLNAKGEPVQIAPGSGHRVKIPLARNMEHAFVARFF